The Brachyspira aalborgi genome has a segment encoding these proteins:
- a CDS encoding sensor histidine kinase — protein MNRANQFFDKFLKSFDKVSDNEKKRIFERLSDLCYSQNTIIENLEEGIISIDINGIIQGINKKACFLFSIPRNSENEPLSKYLSETETGKIILELIKENDSNTKLLKDEDNKRILQINIFPLGESGRIIGTLIKAFDITQTYENSQKLKRAEQLASLTTLAAGVAHEIKNPLGSISIYIQLIEKIIKKNIDNSSQCFLELKDYCAIIKEEIGRLEDTINSFLFSVRKLELNLEEININSLILSTVDFLKYEIENNNINIEIKFDKDNLILRIDERYIKQSLINIIQNAIDSLLEKAEIKNKKDYKKEIQIKLKTIDNYALIIVKDNGIGIKEDMLPKIFEPYFTTKRHGTGLGLTNVARIIEAHNGNINIESEYNKGAEVIIKLPLLQENQKFLKTDLLNG, from the coding sequence ATGAATAGAGCAAATCAATTTTTCGATAAATTTTTAAAGAGTTTCGATAAAGTTTCGGATAATGAAAAAAAAAGAATATTTGAAAGGTTATCCGATTTATGTTATTCTCAAAATACTATTATAGAAAATTTGGAAGAAGGAATTATTTCAATCGACATAAACGGAATAATTCAAGGAATAAATAAAAAAGCATGTTTTTTGTTTTCAATTCCAAGAAACTCTGAAAACGAACCGCTTTCAAAATATTTATCTGAAACGGAAACGGGAAAAATAATTTTGGAACTTATTAAAGAAAATGATTCAAATACAAAATTATTAAAAGACGAAGATAATAAAAGAATACTACAAATAAATATTTTTCCTTTGGGAGAGAGCGGAAGAATAATAGGAACTTTAATAAAAGCTTTCGATATAACTCAAACTTATGAAAACTCTCAAAAACTTAAAAGAGCCGAGCAGTTGGCTTCTCTCACCACTTTGGCTGCGGGTGTCGCGCATGAAATAAAAAATCCTTTAGGTTCTATTTCGATATATATTCAGCTTATTGAAAAAATTATTAAAAAAAATATCGACAATTCTTCTCAATGTTTTTTAGAGCTAAAAGATTATTGCGCTATTATTAAAGAAGAGATTGGAAGACTCGAAGATACTATTAATTCTTTTTTATTTTCGGTTAGAAAGTTGGAGCTTAATTTGGAAGAGATAAATATTAACTCTTTAATTTTATCGACAGTAGATTTTTTGAAATACGAAATTGAAAATAATAATATAAATATTGAAATTAAATTTGATAAAGACAATTTAATATTGCGAATTGACGAAAGATATATAAAACAATCTTTAATAAATATTATACAAAATGCGATTGATTCACTTTTAGAAAAAGCGGAAATTAAAAATAAAAAAGATTATAAAAAAGAAATTCAAATAAAATTAAAAACTATCGATAATTATGCGCTTATAATCGTAAAAGATAACGGAATCGGAATAAAAGAAGATATGCTTCCAAAAATTTTTGAGCCTTATTTTACGACAAAAAGACACGGCACGGGACTCGGACTTACAAATGTCGCTAGAATAATCGAAGCTCATAACGGAAATATTAATATAGAAAGCGAATATAATAAAGGAGCCGAAGTTATAATAAAATTGCCTTTATTACAAGAAAATCAAAAATTTTTAAAAACGGATTTATTAAATGGCTAA
- a CDS encoding UDP-glucose dehydrogenase family protein: protein MQLCIIGTGYVGLITGACLSEMGNYVICVDNDEEKLKKLKNGITPLYEPGLEELILANVSEGRLEFTNDLNYAVKKSIACFIAVGTPSGDDGSCDLSFVLSVANDIGKAMSECNEYKIIVDKSTVPVGTHKLVEEEIKKNYKGEFDVVSNPEFLKQGAAVDDFLKPDRVVIGSESEKAIDIMREIYNPFTRTGNPIIIMDIKSAEMTKYAANAFLATKISFANEMANISEKVGANADLVRIGMSSDKRIGNQFLFHGLGYGGSCFPKDVQALIKTASDFGIDSDLLKATHKVNVNQRKNFVNKILKHYNNDIKNKTFAVWGLSFKPRTNDMRESPAITIINMLLDKGAKIKAYDPKAMETAKIIFGDKIVYSSNSYEALENADALILITEWNEFKRPSFDKIKSKLKEPIIFDGRNQYDKKRMNERGIKYISLGVAE, encoded by the coding sequence ATGCAATTATGTATAATAGGAACGGGCTATGTAGGATTAATTACGGGCGCTTGTTTATCGGAAATGGGGAATTATGTTATATGCGTTGATAATGACGAAGAAAAATTAAAAAAATTAAAAAACGGAATTACGCCTTTATACGAACCTGGACTTGAAGAATTAATACTTGCAAATGTTTCCGAAGGAAGATTAGAATTTACAAACGATTTAAATTATGCGGTTAAAAAATCTATCGCTTGTTTTATCGCGGTTGGAACGCCTTCGGGAGACGATGGAAGTTGCGATTTAAGTTTTGTTTTATCGGTTGCAAACGATATTGGAAAAGCTATGAGCGAATGCAATGAATATAAAATTATAGTCGACAAATCCACAGTTCCCGTTGGCACTCATAAATTAGTCGAAGAAGAAATTAAAAAGAATTATAAAGGAGAATTCGATGTCGTTTCAAATCCCGAATTCTTAAAACAAGGAGCCGCCGTTGATGATTTTCTTAAACCCGATAGAGTCGTTATAGGTTCAGAATCGGAAAAGGCTATAGATATAATGAGAGAAATTTATAATCCTTTTACAAGAACGGGAAATCCTATAATTATTATGGATATAAAATCTGCCGAAATGACTAAATATGCGGCGAACGCTTTTCTTGCCACAAAAATATCTTTTGCGAATGAAATGGCAAATATAAGCGAAAAAGTTGGAGCAAATGCGGATTTGGTTAGAATAGGAATGTCAAGCGATAAAAGAATCGGAAATCAATTTTTATTTCATGGTTTGGGTTATGGCGGAAGTTGTTTTCCTAAAGATGTTCAGGCTTTGATTAAAACCGCTTCGGATTTTGGAATCGATTCGGATTTATTAAAAGCGACTCATAAAGTTAATGTAAATCAAAGAAAAAATTTTGTGAATAAAATTTTGAAACATTATAATAACGATATAAAAAATAAAACTTTCGCCGTGTGGGGACTTTCTTTCAAACCAAGAACAAACGATATGAGAGAATCGCCCGCAATAACAATTATAAATATGCTTTTGGATAAAGGCGCTAAAATAAAAGCTTATGACCCTAAAGCTATGGAAACTGCAAAAATTATTTTTGGCGATAAAATAGTTTATTCTTCAAATTCTTACGAGGCTTTAGAAAATGCTGACGCCCTAATTTTGATAACGGAATGGAACGAGTTTAAAAGACCAAGTTTTGATAAAATAAAAAGCAAACTTAAAGAGCCGATTATATTTGACGGAAGAAATCAATACGATAAAAAGAGAATGAACGAAAGAGGAATAAAATATATTTCTTTAGGCGTAGCTGAATAA
- a CDS encoding TrkH family potassium uptake protein produces the protein MLNKKNRYANKNIIHTINELVSRFSNLLAIAGSIFAIFVLLMQIRSINAYNFYIANYGKIINIITICFIFILLEQIRIAPRKLYIIVPIIQIIGLILINFLSKKYYNIYSYRIAWTIAGSILFFLIIVINWLRLSYSKFTLYQLIIASFVFVITLGSLLLYLPLSTVKGNMHFIDALFTATSAVCVTGLTVIDISKELTLFGRIVLITLIQIGGLGIMSISAIVLLFSVSKGSVRDRIRTLEMFNTQNKDIIQSTIKVIFLATFLIELAGAISLFTVIKNHAGGVGEKIFSSLFHSISAFCNAGFSLYENSLHRFSNNITVSVTIGLLIILGGIGYPVLLTVFFAIKNKIMGKRYIIDTQTTIVLFTTIILLLFGFLFIFFNEYNGVLKDLSLREKILISAFQSISPRTAGYETISYNSMNSVTIGIIVFLMFVGASPSGTGGGVKTTTLFVFVSSIITAISNRPFIVVRGRKIKESAVNKSVAIFTLAIAISAFAALLIFYIDGYKTMTPVLFESVSALSTTGLSLGITPSLSIWSKIIVMILMFIGRVGYLTLFMSVGSIDKGRYGLIDLPTSDVTIG, from the coding sequence ATGTTAAATAAAAAAAATAGATATGCAAATAAAAATATTATTCATACTATAAACGAACTTGTAAGCAGATTCTCGAATCTTTTGGCTATAGCTGGCTCGATTTTTGCTATATTCGTTTTGCTTATGCAAATAAGAAGTATTAACGCTTATAATTTTTATATAGCAAATTACGGGAAAATAATAAATATTATAACGATTTGTTTTATATTTATACTTTTAGAGCAGATAAGAATCGCTCCAAGAAAATTATATATAATAGTTCCGATTATTCAAATTATAGGTTTGATTCTAATTAATTTTTTGAGCAAAAAATATTATAATATATATTCTTATAGAATTGCATGGACTATAGCGGGTTCGATTTTATTCTTTTTAATTATAGTTATAAATTGGTTAAGGCTTTCGTATTCAAAATTTACTCTATATCAATTAATTATCGCTTCTTTTGTATTCGTAATAACTTTAGGAAGTTTGCTTTTATATTTGCCTTTAAGCACAGTTAAAGGAAATATGCATTTTATAGACGCTTTATTTACTGCAACAAGTGCGGTTTGCGTTACGGGACTTACGGTTATTGACATTTCAAAAGAACTTACTCTTTTTGGCAGAATCGTTCTTATTACATTAATACAAATAGGAGGATTAGGCATTATGTCTATTTCGGCAATAGTTCTTTTATTTTCGGTTAGTAAAGGAAGCGTGCGAGATAGGATAAGAACTTTGGAAATGTTTAACACTCAAAATAAAGATATTATACAATCTACGATTAAAGTAATTTTTTTAGCTACTTTTTTAATAGAATTGGCTGGAGCAATTTCGCTTTTTACGGTTATTAAAAACCATGCGGGCGGAGTAGGTGAGAAAATATTTTCTTCTTTATTTCATTCAATAAGCGCTTTTTGTAACGCAGGTTTTTCATTATACGAAAATAGTTTGCATAGATTTTCAAATAATATTACGGTAAGCGTAACCATAGGTTTGCTTATAATACTTGGAGGAATCGGCTATCCCGTTCTTTTAACCGTTTTTTTTGCGATTAAAAATAAAATAATGGGAAAAAGATATATAATAGACACTCAAACTACTATAGTTTTATTTACCACAATAATTTTACTTTTATTCGGATTTTTATTTATATTTTTCAACGAATATAACGGAGTTTTAAAAGATTTATCTTTAAGAGAAAAAATTTTAATATCGGCATTTCAAAGCATAAGTCCGAGAACGGCAGGATACGAAACTATTTCTTATAATTCTATGAATAGCGTCACGATAGGAATAATAGTATTTCTTATGTTTGTCGGCGCTTCTCCGAGCGGAACGGGAGGCGGCGTAAAAACTACGACTCTATTCGTATTTGTTTCTTCGATTATAACGGCGATAAGCAATAGACCTTTTATTGTCGTTAGAGGAAGAAAAATAAAAGAATCGGCGGTTAATAAATCTGTCGCCATATTTACTCTTGCAATTGCAATTTCAGCTTTTGCCGCGCTTTTGATATTTTATATAGACGGATACAAAACTATGACTCCTGTGCTTTTTGAGTCCGTTTCAGCTCTATCTACTACGGGACTTTCTTTAGGAATAACTCCTTCGCTTTCAATATGGAGTAAAATAATAGTTATGATTTTAATGTTTATCGGTAGAGTAGGATATTTAACTTTATTTATGAGCGTTGGCTCTATAGATAAAGGAAGGTATGGTTTAATAGATTTGCCTACAAGCGATGTTACTATAGGATAA
- a CDS encoding chemotaxis protein CheA: MDDYIKSLLKDFFEEAFDMLDRLEQNILILDKDRNNTDAIQEIFRAVHTLKGSAGAVELFDTQKYAHRFEDLLDLIRNNQIKVDDKTIDILLKGIDILKELINGASEEKEYSGNIEEEIKNLENFKNLKLSGAISESVNTKSDKNSISVSVGGKYDNLNFDNDILDSIREGIENGLKTKLVFVKFNAESPMKTVGGVQVYVELKDSGDIIASVPSLQNLEGDEFYQNVIYVIETAEEDESIIKNITLPEITEEIKIEEFILEEYEKFLIDKKNKALEKAQAQAKIEKDAKHERQSSFLRVESDRIDDMMNQVGELVTNKSSYKQYDDDLTSYTKIIEYGINDIRKYYKDSVIQILRKLEYYVNKKEIKDLRNSYLDGFNNKLIDMVKMEEDLKETLDKFRNSYQLLTRVTNDLQETVMKIRMLPIAQTFNRFPRLIRDLSRDLGKEVKLEMSGEETELDKSVIEVLVDPLIHIVRNAMDHGIEMPEEREKAGKPRVGTISLNASHNGNLIVIKISDDGKGMSPQKIFENAVKKGLVSADAKLTEKQMLEYIFAPGFSTATKVTNLSGRGVGMDVVKKSLDKINGTVGIETELGKGSTFFLRIPLTVAIIQALIVDAEKEYYAIPINSISETLKIGVEDIQNLEGTEVIKIREDVINVLSVKELFKLPTRYESHIKSYYAVILASEDKKVALLVNNLIGEQDIVIKTLKDKVTRVEGISGATILGDGTVSFILDIQTIVGLGTKRIIERGKIGKKSTSKNELRNFIDKLKNNQIPEANI, translated from the coding sequence ATGGATGATTATATAAAGAGTCTTCTTAAAGATTTTTTTGAAGAAGCGTTTGACATGCTCGACAGACTCGAACAGAATATTCTTATTTTGGATAAAGACAGAAATAACACGGATGCGATACAAGAAATTTTTAGAGCCGTTCACACTTTGAAAGGAAGCGCTGGAGCGGTTGAACTTTTTGACACTCAAAAATACGCGCATAGATTTGAAGATTTGCTCGATTTAATAAGAAATAACCAAATAAAAGTTGATGATAAAACTATCGATATTTTATTAAAAGGCATAGACATATTAAAAGAACTTATAAACGGCGCAAGCGAAGAAAAAGAATATTCGGGAAATATCGAAGAAGAAATAAAGAATTTGGAGAATTTTAAAAATTTAAAATTAAGCGGCGCGATTTCAGAAAGCGTAAATACTAAAAGCGATAAAAATTCTATTTCAGTTTCTGTAGGCGGCAAATACGATAATTTAAATTTTGATAACGATATTTTAGATTCTATAAGAGAAGGAATAGAAAACGGACTTAAAACAAAATTAGTTTTTGTAAAATTTAACGCCGAAAGTCCAATGAAAACTGTAGGCGGAGTGCAAGTTTATGTTGAACTTAAAGATAGCGGAGATATTATAGCGAGCGTTCCTTCTTTACAAAATTTGGAAGGAGACGAATTTTATCAAAATGTAATTTATGTTATAGAAACTGCGGAAGAAGACGAAAGCATAATAAAAAATATAACTTTGCCCGAAATAACCGAAGAGATAAAAATCGAAGAATTTATATTAGAAGAATATGAGAAATTCTTGATAGATAAAAAGAATAAAGCTTTAGAAAAAGCCCAAGCTCAAGCAAAAATCGAAAAAGACGCAAAACATGAAAGACAGAGTTCTTTTTTAAGAGTTGAAAGCGACAGAATTGACGATATGATGAATCAAGTCGGAGAGCTTGTAACAAATAAAAGTTCTTACAAGCAATACGATGACGATTTAACCTCTTATACAAAAATTATAGAATACGGAATAAACGATATAAGAAAATATTATAAAGACAGCGTAATTCAAATATTGAGAAAACTTGAATATTATGTGAATAAAAAAGAAATTAAAGATTTAAGAAATTCTTATTTAGACGGCTTCAATAATAAACTTATCGATATGGTAAAAATGGAAGAAGATTTAAAAGAAACTTTGGATAAATTCAGAAATTCTTATCAGCTTCTTACAAGAGTTACAAACGATTTGCAAGAAACCGTAATGAAAATAAGAATGCTTCCAATCGCTCAAACCTTTAATAGATTTCCGCGTTTAATAAGAGATTTATCTCGAGATTTGGGAAAAGAAGTTAAATTAGAAATGTCGGGAGAGGAAACGGAACTTGACAAATCTGTTATTGAAGTTTTGGTTGACCCTTTGATTCATATTGTTAGAAACGCTATGGACCATGGAATAGAAATGCCCGAAGAGAGAGAAAAAGCGGGAAAGCCGAGAGTTGGAACTATATCTTTAAACGCATCGCATAACGGAAACTTAATCGTAATAAAAATATCAGACGATGGAAAGGGAATGTCGCCTCAAAAAATATTTGAAAATGCGGTTAAAAAAGGACTTGTATCCGCCGATGCAAAATTAACCGAAAAACAAATGCTTGAATATATATTCGCTCCGGGATTTTCTACCGCGACAAAAGTGACTAATCTTTCGGGAAGAGGAGTCGGAATGGATGTGGTTAAAAAAAGTTTGGATAAAATAAACGGAACTGTCGGAATAGAAACGGAATTAGGAAAAGGCTCTACTTTCTTTTTGAGAATTCCTTTAACTGTTGCGATTATTCAGGCTTTAATAGTCGATGCCGAAAAAGAATATTATGCAATTCCTATAAATAGCATTTCGGAAACTTTAAAAATCGGAGTAGAAGATATTCAGAATTTGGAAGGAACGGAGGTTATAAAAATAAGAGAAGATGTTATAAATGTTTTAAGCGTTAAAGAATTATTTAAACTTCCTACAAGATACGAAAGTCATATAAAATCATATTATGCCGTAATTTTAGCGTCCGAAGATAAAAAAGTCGCTTTGCTTGTAAATAATTTAATTGGCGAGCAGGATATAGTTATTAAAACTCTTAAAGATAAAGTAACGAGAGTGGAAGGAATATCGGGAGCTACAATTTTAGGAGACGGAACTGTTAGCTTTATATTAGATATTCAAACTATTGTAGGACTTGGAACTAAAAGAATAATAGAGAGAGGAAAAATCGGCAAAAAATCGACTTCAAAAAACGAATTAAGAAATTTTATAGACAAATTAAAAAATAATCAAATTCCTGAAGCTAATATTTAA
- the glf gene encoding UDP-galactopyranose mutase, producing the protein MYLIVGAGISGSVLANLIAERLNQKVLIIDRREYIAGNCFDYLSTNENITIHKYGLHIFHTNNKEVWDYLSNFTKWHYFYLKPNVMIEGNRVSLPFTLKTLRELFSFSMSERIGNKLIAKYGYGVKVPILDFQKSKDKDLNFIGKFVYENVFKNYTIKQWGLKPEEIDASVTARVPIYISNDSRYFQDKYQAIPIKGYTKLIENILNHKNITVQLNTDYKTLSQNEIKEFKAIFYTGAIDEYFDYQYGELPYRSLKFDIMTIDKKYYQKSVVTNYPNDYDFTRITEHKYFLDEKSNKTIISVEYPQVFSLGKNERYYPINNDKNDKLYNKYLRESKKLNNVYFFGRLGDYKYYNMDLAAERVFELFKKLENSIFTNK; encoded by the coding sequence ATGTATTTAATAGTTGGAGCTGGAATATCGGGAAGCGTATTGGCTAATTTGATAGCCGAGAGATTAAATCAAAAAGTTTTAATAATAGACAGAAGAGAGTATATAGCGGGAAATTGTTTTGATTATTTATCTACAAACGAAAATATTACGATTCATAAATACGGACTGCATATATTTCATACGAATAATAAAGAAGTTTGGGATTATTTATCTAATTTTACAAAATGGCATTATTTTTATCTAAAGCCTAATGTTATGATTGAAGGAAATAGAGTTTCTTTGCCTTTTACCTTAAAGACTTTGAGGGAATTATTTTCGTTTTCTATGTCGGAGAGAATAGGGAATAAACTTATTGCAAAATACGGCTATGGCGTTAAAGTTCCTATTTTGGATTTTCAAAAGAGTAAAGATAAAGATTTAAATTTTATCGGCAAGTTTGTTTATGAGAATGTATTTAAGAATTATACAATTAAACAATGGGGATTAAAGCCCGAAGAGATAGACGCAAGCGTAACGGCAAGAGTTCCAATTTATATTTCAAATGACAGCAGATATTTTCAAGATAAATATCAAGCAATTCCAATTAAAGGCTATACTAAATTAATAGAGAATATTTTAAATCATAAAAATATTACGGTTCAGTTAAATACGGATTATAAAACTTTATCTCAAAATGAAATTAAAGAATTTAAAGCTATTTTCTACACTGGGGCGATAGACGAATATTTTGATTATCAATATGGCGAGTTGCCTTATAGAAGTTTAAAATTCGATATTATGACAATAGATAAAAAATATTATCAAAAATCGGTTGTGACTAATTATCCTAACGATTATGATTTTACAAGAATAACTGAACATAAATATTTTTTGGATGAGAAATCAAATAAGACAATAATATCGGTAGAATATCCGCAGGTTTTTTCGCTTGGTAAGAATGAAAGATATTACCCAATAAATAACGATAAAAACGACAAACTTTATAATAAATATTTACGCGAGAGTAAAAAGCTTAATAATGTTTATTTCTTCGGCAGGCTTGGTGATTATAAATATTATAATATGGATTTGGCGGCGGAAAGAGTTTTTGAATTATTTAAAAAATTAGAGAATTCTATTTTTACAAATAAATAA